From the genome of Treponema peruense:
TTTTTCTGAAAGCCACGGCGGTTCTTTAGAAGGGACTTTTTCTTCTAAAAAATACAGAAAACCTTACTGGCACAGGGGGACTCTTCTTACGGGTCCTGTTGTGCCCGGTTATCAGTTAATTCCTTATGTTGCGGATGATGTGAAGAATGATTCCCTTATAAATACTGTTCCGTTTGTCTGGGGTTTGACATGGATGACAAGTAACCCGTGGGATTCTGACACTCTTACACTGAGTGCCGGAACGAGTTTTGATGCAAAAGCATGGGGCTTTTCTGCAGGATTTTCGGGTTCAACCTCTACATCGCTTTTTTCTTACAATGAAATGCCTGCGGTTGTTGTGGACAAGGACGGATTTGTTCAGGCTTCAAACAATCTTTCTCTTTCTTCGGGCGTAAATCTTGGCGGTAAGGCTGACCTTTTGTTTTCTCTTGAGAATAAAGCCTTTTTTGGAAAAAATACATGGGGTTTTGGGGGCTTGATACTGGATTATATTGAAGATGACAACTTGTATTTTTATGACAAGAACAAAGTGTCTGCCAAAATTTCCACAATCCGCAAAATGGGACCCGGAACATTCGAGCTTGGCGGTATTGCGCTGTCTGTTGCCTACAAAACTGTAGTTATGGGAACAGCAGGCGGCCGTCACCAATACAATGTTTTTAATGAAGGCGATGATATGGTTCTGCAACAGTACCTTTACCCCGAAGTGAGTGTAAATATTCCGCGCCTTCTGCCGTTTTCATGCAGGGATTCGTTTACTTACAATCTGCCGGTTGCATTCAATGTGCAGATGTGCTCTTATATAGGAAAATTTCTTTCTTTTGAAGCCGAAAGTGTTATATTTGCGTATGAAATCCAGCGCGGAATTCCGTTTGTGCCGCTTTATTTTAACCGTTTTCTTCTTACGGCAGACTACTGCGGTTCTTTGGGTAATTCAGGAACGGACTATACTCTTTGGAATTTTGTAAAGGTTTTTTCTGACCTTTCTGGAGACAGAATGGGGTACAGGGATTTTTTGTCCCTTAAACTGATTCTGGAACCGTCATTCAATACCGGCCTTTTTGCAAATCCTTCTTCGCACGTGAGTGTTTATTGTTCTGTAGGCCTACCGTTGAAAAACTTTGACCCCGGCAATTTCAAACTATCCTTCGGAGTCGGCTCTCTATTTTAGGCGCAGTAGAGACAGTTGTGAAATAACAGTCTCAACTGTAATTTTTAAGAATGGCTTTGCTGTTCTTGAAATAAAAAATATTGTTTTTTTGTAGAAAAGTATTATAATAATAGCGAGTATAATGCGCCCTGAAAAAAATACAGAAATCTGAAGTGAACTAAGCTGTAAAAGTCGACAATATAATATTAAAATAGGAAAAAAGTGATGTTGGTAAAAGATAAAAGAGAGTATTTGATAGTTCCGTTTACGGTGATTGCGCTTTTGGTTGACCTTCTTGGAAGAGTTTTTGCCGAAAAACTTATGCTTCCGCTTTGGTGCGACTCTGTCGGAACTTTTCTTATCGCGTATTTTGCAGGTCCTGTCTGTGGCGCTATAGTTGGTTTTACGAACAATATAATTTACGGCATTTTTGTTGAACAGCAGTCGGTTTACTGCGTTACTGGCGCATTTATCGGTTTTTTAGCCGGACATTTTGCAAAAAAGAAGGTTTTTGAAAGCCAGTTTTTAACTATGACGATTGGAATGGGGCTTGCCGTAATTTCGACGGTTATTTCCGTAATCGTCAGCATAACAATGTATGGCGGTGATATCGGCAATATCTGGGCATCTCAGGTAATGCGTTTTTTTATGGACGCAGGTTTTCCAAAATATGTTTCCTTTGTGACTGGGCAGTTTTATATTGAATTTTTGGACAAATTGTTTTGTGTGGAAATAATTTATCTTTTAATAAAACTCGTAAGGTTTTACAGAAAAAAACGTGATGAAAACTTAGAGGAAAAAAAATCGTTCAAAAACACAGCTCCGTTTTTGACTTTTATTTTTGCTCTTTTCTTTGTTTTTCAGCCTAAGCCGGCTTTTAGTCAAAATTTTACCGATGAATACGACTCTTATGTTCAGACTGTTTTTTCAAATTCCGAAGGACTTTTGTCTGGCGAAGCAAACGACATAGAACAGACAAATGACGGAAAACTTTGGATTGGAACTTATGCCGGCCTGTTTAAGTATGACGGTTCAAAATTTAAGCTTATGAGTGATATTCATTCTGTAAAAAGCGTAAATTGTCTTTTTGTAGACGAAGAAGGAAGGCTTTGGACTGGAACAAATGACGGTGGAATTACGATTTTTATAAATGAACACGTGATGAATGTGATTGACGAAGAAAGCGGTCTTCTTTCAAATTCTGTAAAGGACATTGTCTGCGATACCGAAGGAAATTATTACATCGGAACAACGGAAGGAATTTCTCTCGTGTCTTTGAGCGGCGGAGTAAAAATTACAAAAAAATATGAACAGATTAAAAACGTAACAAAAATGTCCGCCGACAAATTTGGAAACGTCGTTGCTGTTACCGAACGCGGAGAGCTTTTTTGCTTTAAAAACGGAGAAATTTGCTGTTCATTTTTAAAAGGCGAGGAAAAGACTTCTTTTCAGAGTGTGGATTTTTCGGAAGACGGAAGGCTTTTTCTTGCAAGCCCGGACGATTCGATTTTTATCTACAGACTGACGTCTTCCGGGGCAAATTTAGTCCGCAAATTTAAAATTCCAGGAATCGAAGGCATAAATTCATTCTATTTTGCAGAAAATAATGGCGTTTTTGTTTGTTCTGACACGGGAATAGCCTTTTTTGACGAGAGTTTTAAAGCCAAAAAACTTTACACAAACAATTTTTCGAATTCAATCGACGCAATGCTTATCGATTATCAGGGAAATCTCTGGTTCAGTTCTTCAAGGCTTGGACTTCTCGAAATGTGCAAATCCACTTTTATCGAACTTTTTTCAGAAATTGAAGAAACGGCTGTTGTAAATTCTACAGAAAAATGGCAGGGACTGCTTTTTTGCGGCACTGACGAGGGACTTATAATTCTTGACGAAAAAAACGAAAAAAAACTCGAAAATAAAATAAGTTCATTGCTTAATAAAATAAGAATTCGCTGTTTGAAGGTGGATTCTATGGATAATCTGTGGATTGCAACGACTGGAAGCGGTATTTATAAGGTGAGGGTGGATTCTTCTGGCGAATACGAGATAAAGAATTTTTCACAGAAAACAGGACTTCCTGGAAACCGTTTTAGAAATATCTGTGAACTTAAGGACGGAAGAATTGCTGTTGCCGGAGATTATGGAGTTGCCTTTTTGAGGGGAGATTCCGTTGAAAAAGTTTTTACTGCGCAGGACGGTTTTGCCAACGAAAAATCTCTCTGCCTTCTTGAATACAAAAACGGCTGCTATGTAGGTTCGGACGGCGGTGGAATTTCAAAAATCGAAAATGACAAGATTGTTAAAAATATTGGAAAAAAAGA
Proteins encoded in this window:
- a CDS encoding HD domain-containing phosphohydrolase, with translation MLVKDKREYLIVPFTVIALLVDLLGRVFAEKLMLPLWCDSVGTFLIAYFAGPVCGAIVGFTNNIIYGIFVEQQSVYCVTGAFIGFLAGHFAKKKVFESQFLTMTIGMGLAVISTVISVIVSITMYGGDIGNIWASQVMRFFMDAGFPKYVSFVTGQFYIEFLDKLFCVEIIYLLIKLVRFYRKKRDENLEEKKSFKNTAPFLTFIFALFFVFQPKPAFSQNFTDEYDSYVQTVFSNSEGLLSGEANDIEQTNDGKLWIGTYAGLFKYDGSKFKLMSDIHSVKSVNCLFVDEEGRLWTGTNDGGITIFINEHVMNVIDEESGLLSNSVKDIVCDTEGNYYIGTTEGISLVSLSGGVKITKKYEQIKNVTKMSADKFGNVVAVTERGELFCFKNGEICCSFLKGEEKTSFQSVDFSEDGRLFLASPDDSIFIYRLTSSGANLVRKFKIPGIEGINSFYFAENNGVFVCSDTGIAFFDESFKAKKLYTNNFSNSIDAMLIDYQGNLWFSSSRLGLLEMCKSTFIELFSEIEETAVVNSTEKWQGLLFCGTDEGLIILDEKNEKKLENKISSLLNKIRIRCLKVDSMDNLWIATTGSGIYKVRVDSSGEYEIKNFSQKTGLPGNRFRNICELKDGRIAVAGDYGVAFLRGDSVEKVFTAQDGFANEKSLCLLEYKNGCYVGSDGGGISKIENDKIVKNIGKKDGLSSNVILRMVYDSFSDGVFIVTSNGICYTSAKGEVKKLDNFPYSNNYDMICDPDGTCWILGSAGIFVAQSKDLIENLKTEYPLINAKHGFRSLLIANSWPCLENDNLYLCCDSGAVKVNMSKYDMASKSYRMILDFAEVDGIKHRINRSDVFKLSPQTQKLVLEPEILNYSLNDPYVRYFLDGNDLKPTECLLSELGKISYSNLKPKTYVFKISILDGLNGSVIESANYTIEKETEMYQKNWFKLYVILTGCLVLVWLTWFVTRVRSQKTLLKQKYELEYAKKQIKMVNETILSIAQTVDARDQNTNQHSRRVSEYSVYIAKKLGYSKEKCETLRQMALLHDIGKIAIPDAILKKPEKLTDEEYKIMKSHVIRGAEILKYLTTVDNVSVGALYHHEKYDGSGYCHGLKGEEIPLDARIIGIADAFDAMTANRIYRKQLDLDFVIKELKRNSGTQFDPKLVDILLSLIADGTIDVEKLYEKTKNNPAENI